A stretch of Kryptolebias marmoratus isolate JLee-2015 linkage group LG24, ASM164957v2, whole genome shotgun sequence DNA encodes these proteins:
- the brinp3a.2 gene encoding BMP/retinoic acid-inducible neural-specific protein 3a.2 — protein sequence MALWGIISLSLHCWVCLRSGVTATAVASSLPNDKPGGPLDWLLSDKGPFHHSPEYIDFVEKNRQGFSTRYKIYREFGRWKVNNLAVERRDFLESQLPLTPEFIRNIRLLGRRPTTQAITDNLIRKYGTHFLLSATLGGEEALTIFVDKRKLSKKAEVSDFSGNSSTVTLEALHQLAASYFIDRESTLRKLHHIQIASIAIKVTETRTGPLGCSNYDNLDSVSSVLVQSPENKVQLQGLQVILPDYLRESFVQAALSYIACNGEGEFVCQDNDCWCSCDLKFPECNCPYMDIQAMEESLERITETWGILYKEFEESEEFKAFYARLTQSYFLNVSAIQHLWSLDSLFQWRYEQLENSMHILSKRAQRVIFKLFSLSKRCHRQPQVHIPRERPQSYWLGHFQSLLYCSENNQLGVFSEELHSCSCRYEHNPCQLPPPCSTGEGSACATCASDNHTRCGSCNPGFALTQGVCRPVVADSTENYLGFETDLQDLELGYLLQRADRRLEVHAIFISNDMRLNSWFDPSWRKRMLLTLKSNKYKSNMVHMLLGISLQICLTKNSTLEPALTLYINPFGGSHSESWYIPVNENSFPDWQATKLDLPFECYNWTLTLGNKWKTFFETIHIYLRSRIKTHDGVNDSVYYEPIEMTDPAQSLGYMKINSIQVFGYSMHFDPEAIRDLILQLDYPYTQGSQDTAMLQLLEIRDRVNRLSPPGQPKLDLFACLLRHRLKLTPSEVVRIHASLQAFSSRLPNTVDYETTKLCS from the exons AGAGTTTGGGAGATGGAAGGTGAACAACTTAGCAGTGGAAAGGAGAGATTTTCTGGAGTCTCAGTTACCTTTGACCCCCGAATTCATCAGGAATATTCGACTTCTGGGCCGCCGGCCTACCACCCAGGCGATTACTGACAACCTGATCAGGAAGTATGGAACCCACTTTCTGTTGTCAGCTACACTTGGAG GAGAAGAGGCCTTAACAATATTTGTGGACAAACGGAAGTTGAGTAAAAAAGCCGAAGTGAGCGATTTCTCTGGGAACTCCTCCACTGTGACGCTGGAAGCTCTGCACCAGCTGGCTGCCTCCTACTTCATCGACAGGGAGAGCACTCTGCGCAAGCTGCACCACATCCAGATCGCTTCCATTGCCATCAAG gTGACAGAGACCCGGACTGGACCACTGGGGTGTAGTAACTATGACAACCTCGACTCTGTTAGCTCTGTGCTCGTCCAGAGCCCTGAAAACAAAGTCCAGCTGCAAG GCTTGCAAGTGATCCTCCCAGACTACTTGAGGGAAAGTTTTGTGCAGGCTGCTTTGAGCTATATAGCCTGCAATGGAGAGGGGGAGTTTGTCTGCCAAGACAATGACTGCTGGTGCAGCTGTGACCTCAAGTTCCCAGAGTGCAACTGCCCTTACATGGACATCCAAGCGATGGAGGAGAGTTTGGAGCGGATCACAGAGACGTGGGGGATTCTCTATAAAGAATTTGAAGAATCAG AAGAATTCAAAGCCTTCTATGCAAGGCTGACCCAGAGCTACTTTTTGAACGTGTCAGCAATACAACACTTATGGTCCCTGGACAGCCTGTTCCAGTGGCGATATGAGCAGCTGGAGAACAGTATGCACATCCTCTCCAAACGAGCCCAGAGAGTCATCTTCAAGCTCTTTAGTCTCAGTAAAAGATGTCATCGACAACCCCAAGTCCACATTCCAAGAGAGCG GCCTCAGTCCTACTGGCTGGGTCATTTCCAGTCACTCCTGTATTGCTCAGAGAACAACCAACTAGGAGTATTCTCCGAGGAGcttcacagctgcagctgccgATATGAGCACAACCCATGTCAGCTGCCTCCACCCTGCTCGACTGGGGAAGGCTCAGCCTGCGCAACGTGTGCATCAGACAACCACACCAGATGTGGGAGCTGCAACCCAGGCTTTGCTCTGACACAGGGGGTTTGCAGACCTGTGGTGGCAGACTCTACAGAGAACTACCTTGGCTTTGAGACGGACCTCCAGGATTTGGAGCTGGGCTACCTGCTCCAAAGAGCAGACCGCAGGCTAGAG GTCCATGCAATTTTTATCAGCAACGACATGCGACTAAATAGTTGGTTTGACCCGTCGTGGAGAAAAAGGATGCTGCTGACGCTGAAGAGCAACAAGTATAAGTCCAACATGGTTCACATGCTGCTCGGAATATCCCTCCAGATCTGCCTTACAAAAAACAGCACCCTGGAGCCTGCTCTTACTCTCTACATCAACCCTTTTGGAGGGAGCCACTCTGAGAGCTGGTACATCCCTGTCaatgagaacagttttccaGACTGGCAGGCAACCAAGCTGGACCTTCCTTTTGAATGTTATAACTGGACTTTGACATTGGGCAACAAGTGGAAAACCTTCTTTGAAACCATCCACATTTACCTTCGCAGTAGGATAAAGACTCACGATGGAGTGAATGACAGTGTTTATTATGAGCCCATTGAAATGACAGATCCTGCTCAAAGCCTGGGCTACATGAAGATCAACAGCATCCAGGTCTTTGGCTACAGCATGCACTTTGACCCAGAGGCAATCCGTGACTTGATTCTGCAGCTGGACTACCCATATACCCAGGGCTCACAAGACACAGCCATGCTTCAACTCTTGGAAATACGAGACCGGGTGAATAGGCTGTCTCCTCCAGGCCAACCAAAGCTGGACCTGTTTGCCTGTCTCCTCCGCCACAGACTCAAACTAACTCCCAGTGAAGTGGTTCGCATTCATGCTTCTTTACAGGCTTTCAGCTCACGTCTGCCCAATACAGTGGATTATGAGACCACCAAACTGTGCAGTTAA